The following coding sequences lie in one Amycolatopsis cihanbeyliensis genomic window:
- a CDS encoding ATP-binding protein: protein MNATARNAAWFDSAGTVVQAGTVLGGVHLHQDTSRPARVPRQLPLPPRRLVGREREAAELTEVLDRGSAQEEMVLLSVEGIGGVGKSALALYWAHRELDRFPDGQLHADLSGFGPSGEAASPLSVLHGFLGALGVAPAALPVTLDAAAALYRSVLAGKRVLVVLDNAADTDQVTPLLPAGPGCAVLVTSRNRLAGLRLRGASSVRLDVLSRGGARELLTARVGADPVRTDPRAVDMLLDCCAGLPLALALVAARAAAGSELPLSVVADELRDTRERLDAFDAGDGSADLRAVLSWSYRALGQDEAGGFRLLGTAPVADLGLTAAASLLGIPAKLAARQLRALERKNLVHQHMPHRFRMHDLIRLYAAELAETLDPAAEPAAANRRLVDFYLHSAHTADRLLYPHRTPTELPACTAGVTPDRPADEAGALAWFAVEHQQVRAAQRAAAELGWAERAWQLSRALDTYQYLRGRLAENVETSRTGVAAAERIGDAEVLALAHRQLGRALSRVGELDEALPGLDLALSLAARAGDPIGQAHTHHDLARLHSLRGDHERAVRHATGALERYRAAGNAVGEAHALNALGRQHTELGDHDRAWRDCAAALALHEEQGNAGGAAVTLDNLGLIAGRTGRPEEAEQRYSRALELCRRQGNDFFEAEVTEHLGTVRLDRGRRRQGLRTLRRAGELYAAQHRRADAERVGHLLER from the coding sequence GTGAACGCGACGGCACGCAACGCCGCCTGGTTCGACAGCGCGGGCACCGTCGTCCAGGCGGGCACCGTGCTCGGCGGGGTGCACCTGCACCAGGACACGTCACGGCCGGCACGGGTGCCCCGGCAGCTCCCGCTCCCACCTCGACGGCTGGTCGGGCGGGAACGCGAGGCTGCGGAGCTGACCGAGGTGTTGGACCGAGGCTCCGCGCAGGAGGAGATGGTGCTCCTCTCGGTCGAGGGCATCGGCGGGGTGGGCAAGTCCGCGCTGGCCCTGTACTGGGCGCATCGCGAGCTCGACCGGTTTCCTGACGGGCAGCTCCACGCCGACCTGAGCGGTTTCGGCCCGTCCGGGGAAGCCGCCTCCCCGCTGTCGGTACTGCACGGCTTCCTCGGGGCACTCGGGGTGGCCCCGGCCGCCTTGCCGGTGACCCTGGACGCGGCGGCGGCGCTGTACCGCAGCGTGCTCGCGGGCAAGCGGGTGCTGGTGGTGCTGGACAACGCCGCCGACACCGACCAGGTCACGCCGTTGCTGCCGGCCGGTCCGGGCTGCGCCGTGCTCGTGACGAGCCGCAACCGCCTTGCCGGGTTGCGGTTGCGCGGGGCGAGCTCGGTGCGGCTGGACGTGCTGTCCCGCGGTGGCGCCCGCGAGTTGCTGACCGCGCGGGTGGGCGCCGATCCGGTGCGCACGGATCCGCGGGCCGTGGACATGCTGCTCGACTGCTGCGCGGGGCTGCCCCTTGCCCTGGCCCTGGTGGCGGCACGCGCGGCAGCCGGATCGGAGCTGCCGCTGTCGGTCGTGGCCGACGAGCTACGGGACACCAGGGAACGCCTGGACGCCTTCGACGCCGGCGACGGTTCTGCCGACCTGCGCGCGGTGCTGTCCTGGTCGTATCGGGCGCTGGGCCAGGACGAGGCAGGCGGGTTCCGGCTGCTCGGCACGGCGCCGGTCGCGGATCTCGGGCTGACCGCCGCCGCGAGCCTGCTCGGCATTCCCGCGAAGCTCGCCGCCCGGCAGCTGCGTGCACTCGAGCGGAAGAACCTGGTGCACCAGCACATGCCACATCGCTTCCGGATGCACGACCTGATCCGGCTGTACGCAGCGGAGTTGGCGGAGACACTCGACCCTGCCGCGGAGCCGGCGGCGGCGAACCGGCGCCTGGTGGACTTCTACCTGCACTCCGCCCATACCGCGGACCGGTTGCTCTACCCGCACCGCACCCCTACCGAGCTCCCCGCATGCACGGCCGGGGTCACCCCGGACCGGCCCGCGGACGAGGCCGGGGCGCTGGCCTGGTTCGCCGTCGAGCACCAGCAGGTGCGGGCGGCGCAGCGGGCCGCGGCCGAGCTGGGCTGGGCGGAGCGGGCCTGGCAGCTGTCCCGCGCTCTCGACACCTACCAGTACCTGCGTGGCAGGTTGGCGGAGAACGTCGAGACCTCGCGAACGGGGGTGGCGGCGGCCGAGCGGATCGGCGATGCCGAGGTGCTGGCGCTGGCACACCGCCAACTCGGCAGGGCGCTCAGCAGGGTGGGCGAGCTGGACGAGGCGTTGCCCGGCCTGGACCTCGCGCTCTCGCTCGCCGCGAGGGCCGGGGATCCGATCGGGCAGGCACACACGCACCACGACCTCGCCCGGCTCCACTCGCTGCGCGGTGATCACGAGCGAGCCGTCCGGCACGCCACCGGGGCGCTGGAGCGGTACCGGGCGGCGGGGAACGCGGTGGGTGAGGCGCATGCGCTGAACGCGCTCGGCCGCCAGCACACCGAACTCGGGGACCACGACCGCGCGTGGCGGGACTGTGCCGCCGCACTGGCCCTGCACGAGGAGCAGGGCAACGCCGGTGGTGCGGCGGTGACCCTGGACAACCTCGGCCTGATCGCCGGGCGGACCGGCCGCCCCGAGGAGGCGGAGCAACGGTACTCCCGGGCGCTGGAGCTGTGCCGCAGGCAGGGCAACGACTTCTTCGAGGCGGAGGTCACCGAGCACCTCGGCACGGTCCGGTTGGACCGTGGCCGCCGCCGGCAGGGCCTCCGTACGCTGCGCCGGGCCGGCGAGCTCTACGCGGCCCAGCACCGTCGCGCGGACGCCGAGCGGGTGGGGCACCTGCTCGAACGTTGA
- a CDS encoding bifunctional nuclease family protein, producing MVPVDVHGVALLTGGESPVMLLRESTGERRWLAISVGKPEAQAVLSAKDRIENIRPSTVELIGDVLQAFGRRVTRVEVTELRDNIFRADLVLDKDTRVSARPSDAVAIGLRARARIEVAETVFELAAVELEVTENGRPAEDEPADTPTPAEPGSAEEQVRRFRHLLEQVRPEDFDEER from the coding sequence GTGGTGCCGGTCGACGTGCACGGGGTGGCGTTGCTGACCGGCGGGGAGTCACCGGTGATGCTGCTGCGGGAATCCACCGGGGAACGGCGCTGGCTGGCCATCTCCGTCGGGAAGCCGGAAGCGCAGGCCGTGCTGTCCGCCAAGGACCGGATCGAGAATATCCGGCCGAGCACCGTCGAACTGATCGGCGACGTGCTGCAAGCGTTTGGCCGCAGGGTCACGCGCGTGGAGGTCACCGAGTTACGGGACAACATCTTTCGTGCCGACCTGGTGCTGGACAAGGACACGCGGGTGTCGGCGCGCCCGAGCGACGCGGTGGCCATCGGCTTACGCGCGCGGGCTCGGATCGAGGTCGCCGAGACGGTGTTCGAACTTGCCGCCGTCGAGTTGGAGGTCACGGAGAACGGGCGGCCCGCGGAGGACGAGCCCGCGGACACGCCGACGCCGGCGGAGCCCGGTTCCGCGGAGGAACAGGTCAGGCGGTTCCGCCACCTCCTCGAGCAGGTCCGCCCCGAGGACTTCGACGAGGAACGGTGA
- a CDS encoding acyl-CoA dehydrogenase family protein codes for MLNDHPLGPPAHERSWVATATELAAGFAATAAELDDSAELPTRNLRALHASGLDLATLPTEYGGQALSFRSFGEIVRVLSAACPSTACIWLMHIGAAAGLVQMSAPSTAGFFAGELRAGKRFANALSEPGCGNMFLMPLQAAEPVAGGYRLTGAKRFVSGCEIADHFLVNALVEGRPAFFGLAPDDTVSYIPIWDTMGLRASRSQLVHLDGTLLPANRQCLPPTEPKPNHIAAGLPFLALGIADAALAAMVEHARARTIPTTGEPLARMQWLRFDAADAQLRLESATLYARHTGWLADQGSPEFAAAALRAKPLANDIARDIAQLGVRVGGGSGYLRSSPIQRHFRDAQAPGLMAYSVEVCKDRVGEDLLTGPHS; via the coding sequence ATGCTGAACGACCACCCGCTCGGCCCGCCCGCGCACGAGCGAAGCTGGGTAGCCACCGCGACCGAACTCGCCGCGGGCTTCGCGGCGACCGCGGCCGAGCTCGACGACAGCGCCGAACTTCCGACCCGGAACCTGCGTGCCCTGCACGCCAGCGGGCTCGACCTCGCGACACTTCCGACCGAGTACGGCGGGCAGGCGCTGAGCTTCCGCTCGTTCGGTGAGATCGTCCGCGTTCTGAGCGCCGCCTGCCCCTCGACGGCGTGCATCTGGCTGATGCACATCGGGGCGGCCGCCGGGCTGGTGCAGATGTCGGCACCGAGCACGGCAGGTTTCTTCGCCGGGGAGCTACGCGCGGGCAAGCGGTTCGCCAACGCGCTGTCCGAGCCCGGCTGCGGGAACATGTTCCTGATGCCCCTGCAGGCTGCGGAACCGGTGGCAGGCGGCTACCGGCTGACCGGAGCCAAACGATTCGTCTCCGGCTGCGAGATCGCCGACCACTTCCTGGTCAACGCCCTCGTCGAGGGGCGGCCCGCCTTCTTCGGCCTGGCCCCCGATGACACGGTCAGCTACATCCCGATCTGGGACACCATGGGCCTGCGGGCCAGCCGCAGCCAACTCGTCCATCTCGACGGCACCCTGCTTCCCGCGAACCGCCAGTGCCTCCCGCCCACCGAGCCGAAACCCAACCACATCGCGGCCGGTCTGCCGTTCCTCGCGCTGGGCATCGCGGACGCCGCGCTCGCCGCCATGGTCGAACACGCCAGGGCACGCACCATCCCGACGACGGGCGAACCGTTGGCGCGGATGCAATGGCTCCGGTTCGATGCCGCCGACGCCCAGCTGCGGCTGGAATCCGCCACGCTCTACGCGCGGCACACCGGATGGCTCGCCGACCAGGGCTCACCGGAGTTCGCCGCCGCGGCCCTGCGCGCCAAACCGCTGGCCAACGACATCGCGCGGGACATCGCGCAACTCGGTGTCCGGGTGGGCGGGGGCTCCGGGTACCTGCGTAGCTCGCCGATCCAGCGGCACTTCCGGGACGCGCAGGCCCCGGGCCTGATGGCCTACTCGGTGGAGGTCTGCAAGGATCGCGTCGGCGAGGACCTGCTCACCGGTCCGCATAGCTGA
- a CDS encoding serine/threonine-protein kinase, with translation MAVELLGGRYRIEGLLGRGGMGDVYRAVDTVRDRPVALKLLPASADEHYAGRLRREAELVSRLADPHIVEVYDTGDGDGRLYLAMRLVEGADLRRVLAGGPLDPRRTVRILSPVAAALDTAHAGGIVHRDVKPSNILLGPDEDAHLTDFGIARPLEADATRLTRTGSYVGSLDYIAPEQLRGQDVTGTADVYSLACVLYECLTGKVPFPADDPAAKLAAQLNDPPAAPSVFDPTVPPALDMVVATGMDKDPQRRFASAGELLAAATSALAEESPAAEAEPTAPGGPRDQAQDAVVRAIVAVSARRQWLAGLAGPAGPAGTADPDANPQVRAGETCPYPGLRSFGTGEAAWFHGRDAEITELLVRLTRQSVTSGPLVVVGASGAGKSSLLRAGLFPALDEAGAQWPRVVLTPGERPVDTLATRLAAVTGADPAALAARAREHPESFGEHCRPAVEHGAGEGARLMIVVDQFEQLFTDGADPAERAAFATALAHAWPATVLLALRADYVPDCIGLEPLRTALDHPFVIGSLGTAELRQVITLPAREAGLEVEDGLVDRLIGDVGARDGSPVEHGVLPRLAHALRETWHNRAGTVLTLGGYQATGGVDRAVAVSADQLYQRLEADRAAAMRAALLRLVKVLPDGGLARRRADRDDLDEQALADLVEARLVGVDDEGVRLSHDALLTAWPRLREWVEAQRQDILLRQRLDEAVANWREGERDRGDLYRGARLATALEWADGQRELTDGQREFLRASRREQQRSTRRLRGVVAGLAALLVAALVAGGIAVNARNEADHQAQVALSRQLAAESRALSEWDPVGARRTALRAWRAAPTAEARGALLSADGLTHLAGFETGLDPVTAVDAGEGGRLIAVAGARDSGGNTVVVRDTAAGGAIGLEADLGEDTVQAVRFSPDGSLLAVAVFGTPGVRVWDVSSGRLVTELESAGDVIGPIAWHPDGTGIAAQALVEGTSRIGAWDPRTGERGRWLADPAAGDATAYTVAYDESRLATGRIDGSVELWNTATGERILRGTAHRDAAGPGQDGMPVAVALSHELLASASPYDDRIRLYDLASGRPAGDIADRTRAAGDAARGPGILTFSGDGARLLTVTGGRVIVWDPIDRKRLGEYAQGRGTGTSAGRTITALAVTADGSTTVSARKEGRVDYWRRTTPWYEAPRGSVLGVAFDPNSGRATAVDGAGEEHTWDWPSGRAAGEAGELTAPGMGVAYAPDGTRVTGALDGVLTVTPPAGEPAKLTMDGHRFRGNLAISTDGSLLAAASENPEGASSGGRVYVWDLAGGEPLAVLELDAGSASALAFSPDGARLLAVSSSSAFDLTGENGAGGTSVTLTTWRTGNLEAPPDSARIEDDVIDAVYSPDGRNIIAASVTGTIQIRDASTGELRRDFGTHPSAVRALALAPDGKTLATATTDDSAVWLWDLAEGTLRARLTSGRGFEINDLAFSPDGAALARAGTDAAVALWRVDTERAVERICHDLVEAGTGDTGELGCG, from the coding sequence GTGGCCGTGGAGCTGCTCGGCGGGCGGTACCGGATCGAAGGCCTGCTCGGCAGGGGTGGCATGGGGGACGTGTACCGCGCGGTCGACACCGTGCGGGATCGGCCGGTCGCGCTGAAGCTGCTGCCCGCCTCGGCCGACGAGCACTATGCCGGCCGGCTGCGACGCGAGGCCGAGCTGGTCTCCCGCCTGGCGGACCCGCACATCGTGGAGGTGTACGACACCGGCGACGGTGACGGCCGGTTGTACCTGGCGATGCGCCTGGTCGAGGGTGCCGATCTGCGCCGGGTGCTGGCCGGCGGCCCGCTGGACCCGCGGCGGACCGTACGCATCCTCTCCCCGGTGGCCGCCGCGCTCGACACCGCGCACGCGGGCGGGATCGTGCACCGGGACGTGAAGCCGTCCAACATCCTGCTCGGCCCCGACGAGGACGCCCACCTCACCGACTTCGGCATCGCACGGCCGCTCGAAGCCGACGCCACCCGGCTGACCCGCACCGGCAGCTACGTCGGATCCCTCGACTACATCGCCCCGGAGCAGCTACGTGGGCAGGATGTCACCGGCACGGCCGACGTGTACTCGCTGGCGTGCGTGCTCTACGAGTGTCTCACCGGCAAGGTACCGTTCCCCGCCGACGACCCCGCCGCGAAACTGGCGGCGCAGCTCAACGACCCCCCGGCGGCACCGTCGGTGTTCGACCCCACCGTGCCGCCCGCGCTGGACATGGTCGTGGCCACCGGGATGGACAAGGATCCGCAGCGACGGTTCGCCAGCGCCGGTGAGTTGCTCGCCGCCGCGACCTCCGCACTGGCCGAGGAGTCCCCGGCAGCGGAGGCCGAGCCCACCGCACCCGGAGGTCCCCGAGACCAGGCGCAGGACGCCGTCGTGCGTGCCATCGTGGCCGTGTCCGCGCGGCGGCAGTGGCTTGCTGGGCTTGCCGGGCCTGCCGGGCCTGCCGGGACGGCCGACCCCGACGCGAACCCGCAGGTACGTGCCGGCGAGACCTGCCCCTACCCCGGGCTGCGCAGCTTCGGCACCGGTGAAGCCGCGTGGTTTCACGGGCGGGACGCCGAGATCACCGAACTGCTGGTGCGGCTGACCCGGCAGTCGGTGACCTCCGGCCCGCTCGTGGTGGTCGGCGCTTCCGGCGCGGGCAAGTCCTCGCTGCTGCGGGCCGGCCTCTTTCCCGCACTGGACGAGGCGGGCGCGCAGTGGCCCCGTGTCGTCCTGACTCCGGGGGAGCGGCCGGTGGACACGCTCGCGACCCGGCTGGCCGCCGTGACCGGCGCCGACCCGGCAGCCCTCGCGGCTCGCGCCCGTGAGCACCCCGAGTCCTTCGGCGAGCACTGCAGGCCGGCCGTCGAGCACGGCGCGGGCGAAGGCGCGCGGCTGATGATCGTCGTCGACCAGTTCGAGCAACTGTTCACCGACGGAGCCGATCCGGCCGAGCGGGCCGCGTTCGCCACGGCGCTGGCCCACGCGTGGCCCGCGACCGTACTGCTGGCCCTGCGCGCCGACTACGTGCCGGACTGCATCGGGTTGGAGCCGCTGCGGACCGCGCTGGACCACCCCTTCGTGATCGGCTCGCTCGGCACCGCCGAGTTGCGGCAGGTGATCACGCTGCCCGCCCGCGAGGCGGGCCTCGAGGTCGAGGACGGCCTCGTCGACCGGCTCATCGGGGACGTCGGGGCACGCGATGGCTCTCCGGTCGAGCACGGCGTGCTGCCGCGACTGGCGCATGCCCTGCGCGAAACCTGGCACAACCGTGCGGGCACCGTGCTGACGCTCGGCGGGTACCAGGCCACCGGCGGCGTCGACCGGGCGGTCGCGGTCAGCGCCGACCAGCTGTACCAGCGGCTCGAGGCCGACCGCGCGGCCGCGATGCGGGCGGCACTGCTGCGCCTGGTGAAGGTGTTGCCCGACGGCGGTCTTGCCCGCCGCCGCGCCGATCGCGACGACCTGGACGAGCAGGCGCTGGCGGATCTGGTCGAGGCCCGCCTGGTCGGGGTGGACGACGAGGGCGTGCGGCTGTCCCACGACGCGTTGCTGACCGCGTGGCCACGGCTACGCGAGTGGGTGGAGGCGCAGCGGCAGGACATCCTGCTCCGGCAACGGCTGGACGAAGCCGTGGCGAACTGGCGGGAAGGCGAGCGCGACCGCGGTGACCTGTACCGCGGTGCGCGGCTCGCCACCGCGCTCGAATGGGCCGACGGTCAGCGGGAGCTCACCGACGGTCAGCGGGAGTTCCTCCGCGCGAGCAGGCGGGAGCAGCAGCGCTCCACCCGGCGGCTGCGCGGCGTGGTCGCCGGGCTCGCCGCGCTGCTCGTCGCCGCGCTCGTGGCCGGCGGGATCGCCGTGAACGCACGCAACGAGGCCGACCACCAGGCGCAGGTCGCCCTCTCCCGGCAGCTCGCGGCCGAATCGCGGGCACTGTCGGAATGGGATCCGGTGGGCGCGCGGCGGACCGCGCTGCGGGCGTGGCGAGCCGCACCTACCGCGGAGGCCCGTGGCGCGCTGCTCTCGGCCGACGGTCTCACCCATCTGGCCGGCTTCGAGACCGGGCTGGACCCGGTCACCGCCGTGGACGCAGGCGAAGGAGGGCGGCTGATCGCCGTGGCCGGCGCGCGCGACTCGGGCGGCAACACGGTCGTGGTGCGCGACACCGCCGCGGGCGGTGCGATCGGGCTCGAAGCCGACCTCGGCGAGGACACCGTGCAGGCCGTGCGGTTCTCCCCGGACGGCTCGCTGCTGGCGGTGGCCGTGTTCGGTACTCCCGGTGTGCGAGTGTGGGACGTATCCAGCGGGCGGCTGGTCACCGAACTCGAGTCCGCCGGTGACGTCATCGGGCCGATCGCCTGGCACCCGGACGGCACGGGTATCGCCGCGCAGGCACTCGTCGAAGGGACCAGCAGGATCGGCGCGTGGGATCCGCGCACCGGCGAGCGCGGCCGGTGGCTGGCCGATCCGGCCGCGGGAGACGCCACCGCGTACACCGTGGCCTACGACGAGTCCCGGTTGGCCACCGGCCGCATCGACGGCAGTGTGGAGCTGTGGAACACCGCCACGGGCGAACGGATCCTGCGCGGCACCGCCCATCGCGACGCCGCGGGGCCGGGCCAGGACGGCATGCCGGTGGCCGTGGCGCTTTCCCACGAACTGCTCGCCTCGGCCAGCCCCTACGACGACCGGATCCGGTTGTACGACCTGGCGAGCGGCCGGCCTGCCGGGGACATCGCGGACCGTACTCGGGCGGCGGGTGACGCCGCGCGGGGGCCGGGAATCCTCACCTTCTCCGGCGACGGCGCGCGGCTGCTGACGGTCACCGGCGGGCGCGTGATCGTCTGGGACCCGATCGACCGCAAACGCCTCGGTGAGTACGCGCAAGGCCGCGGGACCGGCACGAGCGCGGGAAGGACGATCACCGCGCTCGCGGTCACCGCCGACGGGAGCACCACGGTGTCCGCGCGCAAGGAGGGCCGCGTCGACTACTGGCGTCGCACCACGCCCTGGTACGAGGCGCCGCGTGGCTCGGTGCTCGGCGTCGCTTTCGATCCGAACAGCGGGCGCGCCACGGCCGTGGACGGCGCCGGCGAGGAGCACACCTGGGACTGGCCGAGCGGCCGCGCCGCCGGCGAGGCAGGCGAGCTGACCGCACCGGGCATGGGGGTCGCCTACGCCCCGGACGGCACACGGGTCACCGGCGCGCTCGACGGCGTGCTCACCGTCACGCCGCCCGCGGGCGAGCCGGCGAAACTGACCATGGACGGCCACCGGTTCCGGGGCAACCTGGCGATCTCGACGGACGGGTCGCTGCTGGCCGCGGCGAGTGAGAACCCGGAAGGCGCGAGCAGCGGTGGACGCGTGTATGTCTGGGATCTGGCCGGCGGCGAACCCCTCGCCGTGCTCGAGCTCGATGCGGGTTCGGCGTCGGCGCTCGCCTTCAGCCCGGACGGTGCCCGGCTGCTCGCCGTGAGCAGCAGCTCGGCGTTCGACCTCACCGGCGAGAACGGGGCGGGCGGCACCTCGGTCACGCTGACCACCTGGCGGACCGGGAACCTCGAGGCCCCACCGGACTCCGCCCGGATCGAGGACGACGTCATCGACGCCGTGTACTCCCCGGACGGTCGGAACATCATCGCGGCCTCGGTCACCGGGACGATCCAGATCCGGGACGCGTCCACCGGGGAGCTGCGTCGTGACTTCGGCACGCATCCCTCCGCGGTGCGGGCGCTCGCGCTCGCCCCGGACGGCAAGACGCTGGCCACCGCCACCACCGACGATTCGGCCGTCTGGCTGTGGGACCTCGCCGAGGGCACGTTGCGCGCCAGGCTCACGTCGGGGCGGGGTTTCGAGATCAACGACCTGGCCTTCTCCCCGGACGGAGCGGCACTGGCGAGGGCGGGTACCGACGCCGCGGTGGCGTTGTGGCGGGTGGACACCGAGCGTGCCGTCGAACGGATCTGCCACGACCTGGTCGAAGCGGGCACCGGGGACACCGGCGAGCTGGGCTGCGGCTGA
- a CDS encoding ABC transporter substrate-binding protein, producing MTARGDRIRPPRPTWSKWMVAGGGVLLLAVALVAVFVVVPEIDEAGRRCGAGVEKRGEHAECIGVTDGGYVFSPELTGVQEDIRAENESVAGSGKPYVTIAVMLPMTLAENDILSAEWVRHQLQGAYIAQHRANTTRSWGSLPLIRLVLANPGSRLNHWEPVVDDLVGRVRDERLVAVTGIGLSLDTSRDAMERLSRNQIPVIASHLAADEFSEIPGFMRVSPTSSTYGTAAAEYVRSTAHTATIVQDINPDDLYPETLVEAFTGTFEDDTHHIVGRTEVYDSSLPGIENTFLQMMPNICGNEAEVVYFAGRENHLTAFVAELAQRPCLDRPITVLTGDLALIRPPSPEMRRGLEANVTVLGPGLAHPDAWATEPQAFNPAAIASFQEPHCTDCFRAVFPEERLDDGIAILAHDAVLTVVWAIRGIPRTAPAEVTAKDVLQAKNRLHGELAVPGASGMISFDDRGDPVRKAVPILRVRLDDTPEYVQLSTPTG from the coding sequence ATGACCGCACGGGGTGACCGGATCAGACCACCACGGCCGACCTGGTCGAAGTGGATGGTGGCAGGTGGAGGTGTACTGCTGCTCGCCGTCGCGCTCGTCGCCGTGTTCGTGGTGGTGCCGGAGATCGACGAAGCCGGGCGCCGGTGCGGTGCCGGCGTGGAGAAACGGGGCGAGCACGCCGAATGCATCGGCGTCACCGACGGCGGTTACGTGTTCTCCCCGGAACTCACCGGGGTGCAGGAGGACATCCGCGCGGAGAACGAGTCGGTCGCCGGATCGGGCAAGCCCTACGTGACCATCGCGGTCATGCTGCCGATGACCCTGGCCGAGAACGACATCCTGTCCGCCGAGTGGGTGCGGCATCAGCTCCAGGGTGCCTACATCGCGCAGCACCGGGCGAACACCACCCGGTCCTGGGGAAGCCTGCCCCTGATCCGGTTGGTGCTGGCCAACCCCGGCAGCCGCCTGAACCACTGGGAGCCCGTGGTGGACGACCTCGTCGGACGGGTGCGGGACGAACGCCTGGTCGCCGTCACCGGCATCGGGCTGAGCCTGGACACCTCGCGAGACGCCATGGAGCGGTTGTCCCGGAACCAGATCCCGGTCATCGCCTCCCACCTGGCCGCCGACGAGTTCTCCGAGATCCCCGGGTTCATGCGGGTCTCCCCGACCAGCTCCACCTACGGTACGGCCGCCGCCGAATACGTTCGCTCCACGGCGCACACGGCGACGATCGTGCAGGACATCAACCCCGACGACCTGTATCCGGAGACGTTGGTGGAGGCATTCACCGGCACGTTCGAGGACGACACGCACCACATCGTCGGCCGCACCGAGGTGTACGACTCCAGCCTGCCGGGGATCGAGAACACGTTCCTGCAAATGATGCCGAACATCTGCGGGAACGAGGCGGAGGTGGTGTACTTCGCGGGCCGCGAGAACCACCTCACCGCGTTCGTCGCGGAACTGGCACAGCGCCCGTGCCTGGATCGCCCCATCACCGTGCTGACCGGTGATCTGGCCCTGATCCGGCCGCCGAGCCCGGAAATGCGCCGGGGCCTCGAGGCCAACGTGACCGTGCTGGGTCCCGGCCTGGCCCACCCCGACGCCTGGGCCACCGAGCCACAGGCGTTCAACCCGGCGGCGATCGCGAGCTTCCAGGAGCCGCACTGCACCGACTGCTTCCGCGCGGTGTTCCCGGAGGAACGGCTGGACGACGGGATCGCCATCCTCGCTCACGACGCCGTGCTCACCGTGGTGTGGGCGATCCGCGGAATCCCACGCACCGCACCGGCCGAGGTGACGGCCAAGGACGTACTCCAGGCCAAGAACCGGTTACACGGCGAGCTGGCGGTCCCCGGCGCCAGCGGCATGATCTCGTTCGACGACCGGGGCGACCCGGTGCGCAAGGCGGTCCCGATCCTGCGAGTACGCCTGGACGACACACCCGAGTACGTCCAGCTTTCCACCCCCACCGGCTGA